One part of the Sphingobium yanoikuyae genome encodes these proteins:
- the glgC gene encoding glucose-1-phosphate adenylyltransferase, with amino-acid sequence MQQRNQPIARDAMAYVLAGGRGSRLAELTDRRAKPAVHFGGKARIIDFALSNALNSGIRRIGVATQYKAHSLIRHLQRGWNFLRPERNESFDILPASQRISESQWYEGTADAVFQNIDIIESYAPEYMVILAGDHVYKMDYELMLQQHVDSGADVTVGCLEVPRKEAVGFGVMHVDEADVITAFVEKPKDPPAIPGQPDMALASMGIYVFRTRFLIEQLLRDADDKNSKRDFGGDIIPYIVKHGKAVAHRFSSSCVRAESELVPYWRDVGTIDAYWQANIDLTDVVPSLDLYDRSWPLWTYSEVTPPAKFVHNEDGRRGSATSSLVAGGCIVSGSSLHRSLLFSEVRTHSFSSITESVIMPNCVIGRGARLHKCVVDSGISIPPGLIIGEDPAFDAQHFRRTDSGICLVTQPMIDRLVA; translated from the coding sequence ATGCAACAACGCAATCAGCCGATCGCGCGCGACGCCATGGCCTATGTGCTGGCCGGCGGACGCGGCAGTCGCCTTGCCGAGCTGACCGATCGCCGGGCCAAGCCGGCGGTGCATTTCGGCGGCAAGGCGCGGATCATCGACTTTGCGCTGTCCAATGCGCTCAACAGCGGTATCCGCCGCATCGGCGTGGCGACCCAGTATAAGGCCCATTCGCTGATCCGTCATTTGCAGCGCGGCTGGAACTTCCTGCGGCCCGAGCGCAACGAGAGCTTCGACATATTGCCCGCCAGCCAGCGTATCTCCGAAAGCCAATGGTATGAGGGCACGGCCGACGCGGTGTTCCAGAATATCGACATCATCGAAAGCTATGCGCCGGAATATATGGTTATCCTGGCCGGCGATCATGTCTACAAGATGGACTATGAGCTGATGCTGCAACAGCATGTCGACAGTGGCGCAGACGTCACCGTCGGCTGTCTGGAGGTGCCGCGCAAGGAAGCGGTCGGCTTTGGCGTGATGCATGTCGACGAGGCGGATGTGATCACCGCCTTTGTCGAAAAGCCCAAGGATCCGCCCGCCATTCCCGGCCAGCCCGACATGGCGCTGGCATCGATGGGCATTTATGTCTTCCGCACCCGCTTCCTGATCGAGCAATTGTTGCGCGACGCCGACGACAAGAACAGCAAGCGCGATTTCGGCGGTGACATCATCCCCTATATCGTCAAGCACGGGAAGGCGGTGGCGCATCGCTTTTCCAGCAGTTGCGTGCGGGCGGAAAGCGAGCTGGTGCCCTATTGGCGCGATGTCGGCACGATCGACGCCTATTGGCAGGCCAATATCGACCTGACCGACGTGGTGCCCAGCCTGGACCTTTACGACCGCAGCTGGCCGCTCTGGACCTATTCGGAGGTCACGCCGCCGGCCAAGTTCGTCCATAACGAGGATGGCCGGCGCGGATCGGCGACCAGTTCGCTGGTGGCGGGCGGCTGCATCGTGTCGGGCTCCTCGCTGCATCGCAGCCTGCTCTTTTCCGAGGTGCGCACCCACAGCTTCTCGTCCATTACAGAGAGCGTCATCATGCCCAATTGCGTGATCGGGCGGGGCGCGCGGCTGCACAAATGCGTGGTCGATTCCGGGATCAGCATCCCGCCGGGCCTGATCATCGGCGAAGACCCGGCCTTTGACGCGCAGCATTTCCGTCGCACCGACAGCGGCATATGCCTGGTGACGCAGCCGATGATCGATCGGCTGGTGGCCTGA
- a CDS encoding glycogen/starch/alpha-glucan phosphorylase encodes MNLKGETQLPKPAPRQVDPQILAHEIVERLTYRIGKDAKAAKPHDWLHAVILSIRDRVIDAWIESTHKTYEEQGRRVYYLSLEFLIGRLMRDAASNMEMLDDLQAALDSLGVDLDLIAALEPDAALGNGGLGRLAACFMESMATVDIPAYGYGIRYVNGMFRQEISDGWQVELPENWLAHGNPWEFERREASYEVGFGGRVDPAECENCGPYQMSWRPAERVIATPYDTPIAGWRGKRVNTLRLWEAQPIDPILLDKFNAGDHLGALSESNRAEALTRVLYPADSSPAGQEWRLRQEYFFSSASLQDIVRRHIQYFGDVRTLPDKAAIQLNDTHPAVSVAELMRILVDEHGLDFDEGWDIVRRTFGYTNHTLLPEALESWPVPLFERLLPRHMQIVYAINSRLLGEARKSGQFDDHAIGTISLIDEGGERRVRMGNLAFAGSHSVNGVSALHTDLMKVTVFADLHKLYPARINNKTNGVTFRRWLMQCNHGLFELIREAIGDRFMDDAEALRELDNFADDTAFQERFLAVKRFNKVALADLLRKRINARIDADALFDIQIKRIHEYKRQLLNIIEAVALYDQIRSHPEKDWVPRVKLFGGKAAPSYHNAKLIIKLAGDVARAINHDPSVQGLLKVQFVPNYNVSMAEMMIPAADLSEQISTAGMEASGTGNMKFAVNGALTIGTLDGANVEMRDHVGEDNIVIFGLTAAEVNQRRAEGYNPRAVIEQSRELGQALNAIASGVFSPDDPNRYKDLIQGIYDHDWFMVAADFDSYAAAQRRVDGIWQDQALWAKKAIHNVARMGWFSSDRTIREYAADIWNMG; translated from the coding sequence ATGAATCTCAAGGGCGAGACGCAGCTTCCCAAGCCGGCACCCCGGCAGGTTGACCCGCAGATTCTGGCCCATGAGATTGTCGAGCGATTGACCTATCGCATCGGCAAGGATGCCAAGGCGGCCAAGCCGCATGACTGGCTGCATGCCGTCATCCTCTCGATCCGCGACCGGGTGATCGACGCCTGGATCGAGTCCACCCACAAGACCTATGAGGAACAGGGGCGCCGGGTCTATTATCTGAGCCTGGAATTCCTGATCGGCCGGCTGATGCGCGATGCCGCGTCCAACATGGAAATGCTGGACGATTTGCAGGCGGCGCTCGACTCGCTGGGCGTCGACCTGGACCTGATCGCCGCGCTGGAGCCGGATGCGGCGCTGGGCAATGGCGGCCTGGGACGACTGGCTGCCTGCTTCATGGAGAGCATGGCGACGGTCGACATCCCCGCCTATGGCTATGGCATCCGTTATGTGAACGGCATGTTCCGGCAGGAGATCAGCGACGGCTGGCAGGTGGAACTGCCGGAAAACTGGCTGGCGCACGGCAACCCCTGGGAGTTCGAGCGGCGCGAGGCGAGTTACGAGGTCGGGTTCGGCGGGCGTGTCGATCCGGCCGAGTGCGAGAATTGCGGCCCCTATCAGATGAGCTGGCGCCCGGCCGAACGGGTGATCGCCACCCCCTATGACACGCCGATCGCGGGCTGGCGGGGCAAGCGGGTCAATACGCTGCGCCTGTGGGAGGCGCAGCCGATCGACCCGATCCTGCTCGACAAGTTCAATGCCGGCGACCATCTGGGCGCGCTGTCCGAAAGCAACCGGGCCGAGGCGCTGACCCGCGTCCTCTATCCTGCCGACAGTTCGCCGGCGGGGCAGGAATGGCGGCTGCGGCAGGAATATTTCTTCTCCTCCGCCTCGCTGCAGGACATTGTCCGGCGGCATATCCAATATTTCGGCGATGTCCGTACCCTGCCGGACAAGGCGGCGATCCAGCTCAACGATACCCATCCGGCGGTGTCGGTGGCGGAGCTGATGCGCATCCTGGTCGATGAGCATGGGCTGGATTTCGACGAGGGTTGGGACATTGTCCGCCGCACCTTCGGCTATACCAACCACACCTTGCTGCCCGAGGCGCTGGAAAGCTGGCCGGTGCCCTTGTTCGAGCGGCTGCTGCCCCGGCACATGCAGATCGTCTATGCCATCAACAGCCGCTTGTTGGGCGAGGCGCGCAAGTCCGGCCAGTTCGACGACCATGCGATCGGCACCATCTCGCTGATCGACGAGGGCGGCGAGCGGCGGGTGCGGATGGGCAATCTGGCCTTTGCCGGATCGCACAGCGTCAACGGCGTGTCGGCGCTGCATACCGACCTGATGAAGGTCACGGTCTTTGCCGACCTGCACAAGCTCTATCCCGCGCGGATCAACAACAAGACCAACGGCGTCACCTTCCGCCGCTGGCTGATGCAGTGCAACCATGGCCTGTTCGAGTTGATCCGCGAGGCGATCGGCGACCGCTTCATGGACGATGCCGAGGCGCTGCGCGAGCTTGACAATTTCGCCGACGACACCGCCTTCCAGGAGCGGTTTCTGGCGGTGAAGCGCTTCAACAAGGTCGCGCTGGCCGACCTGCTGCGTAAGCGGATCAACGCCCGGATCGACGCCGACGCGCTGTTCGATATCCAGATCAAGCGCATCCATGAATATAAGCGGCAATTGCTCAACATTATCGAGGCGGTGGCGCTCTATGACCAGATCCGTTCTCACCCCGAAAAGGACTGGGTGCCGCGGGTCAAGCTGTTCGGCGGCAAGGCAGCGCCCAGCTATCATAATGCCAAGCTGATCATAAAGCTGGCGGGCGACGTGGCCCGCGCGATCAATCATGATCCGTCGGTGCAGGGGCTGCTGAAGGTGCAGTTCGTGCCCAATTACAATGTCTCCATGGCCGAGATGATGATCCCGGCGGCGGATCTGAGCGAACAGATTTCGACCGCCGGCATGGAGGCGTCGGGCACCGGCAACATGAAGTTCGCGGTCAACGGCGCGCTGACCATCGGCACGCTGGACGGTGCCAATGTCGAGATGCGCGATCATGTCGGCGAGGATAATATCGTGATCTTCGGCCTGACCGCGGCCGAGGTGAACCAGCGCCGGGCCGAGGGTTATAATCCGCGCGCGGTGATCGAACAGAGCCGGGAACTGGGGCAGGCGCTCAATGCCATTGCCAGTGGCGTCTTCTCGCCCGACGACCCCAATCGCTACAAGGATCTGATCCAGGGTATCTACGACCATGACTGGTTCATGGTGGCGGCCGATTTCGACAGCTATGCCGCCGCCCAGCGCCGGGTCGATGGCATCTGGCAGGATCAGGCATTGTGGGCGAAGAAGGCGATCCACAATGTCGCGCGCATGGGCTGGTTCTCGTCCGACCGGACGATCCGCGAATATGCAGCCGACATCTGGAACATGGGATGA
- a CDS encoding PaaI family thioesterase — MTEAGSAAGPGADEERDLLGGRWLTGDTPYGAMIDRLRDFLDHVAAAKLDDATAQALDADLAAWTQRLTPMVADEAHRMFGRVRDAPGHGQVFAPAFIPDQMGDDSLHARVTFGAFHLGANYAAHGGAVALLFDEILGLPANMSAQRMARTAYLHVNYRAITPIDKELQVSAWVTKVEGRKRFVRGELRYGDLLCADAEGLFIELLPHQQ; from the coding sequence ATGACGGAAGCAGGATCGGCGGCAGGACCGGGAGCGGACGAGGAACGGGATCTGCTGGGCGGGCGCTGGCTGACGGGCGATACGCCCTATGGTGCGATGATCGACCGGTTGCGCGATTTTCTGGATCATGTCGCGGCGGCCAAGCTGGACGACGCTACGGCGCAGGCGCTGGACGCGGACCTGGCCGCCTGGACGCAGCGGCTGACGCCGATGGTGGCGGACGAGGCGCATCGCATGTTCGGCCGGGTGCGCGATGCGCCGGGTCATGGCCAGGTGTTCGCGCCGGCCTTCATCCCCGATCAGATGGGCGATGATTCGCTCCATGCCCGCGTCACCTTTGGCGCCTTCCATCTGGGCGCCAATTATGCCGCCCATGGCGGGGCGGTGGCTTTGCTGTTCGACGAGATATTGGGCCTGCCGGCGAATATGAGCGCGCAGCGCATGGCGCGCACCGCCTATCTGCACGTCAATTATCGCGCGATCACGCCGATCGACAAGGAATTGCAGGTCAGCGCCTGGGTGACGAAGGTCGAGGGACGCAAGCGTTTCGTGCGCGGCGAACTGCGTTACGGCGACCTGTTGTGCGCCGATGCCGAGGGGCTGTTCATCGAATTGCTGCCGCACCAGCAATAA
- a CDS encoding Gfo/Idh/MocA family protein, translating into MPPAPRAIVVGTGFGCRIHVPALRAAGFEVAGLVGTDPDRTRRRADAVAIADIFTDLSEAIGRTGAVAVTIATPPATHAALALTAIERGCHILCEKPMAADLAEARAMLAAAEQAGVTHLIGNEFRWAPDRAMIGRAIANGLIGDPRYVTLSSVLPIVADPAARMPRWWFDAGAGGGWLGAHGSHLVDQLRVWLGEVDSLSATLPTVSDRPADAAEDSYVVRFRMKNGAQGVLQHSAGVWGPSENISRVAGTHGTLWVDKGVVKIADRDGVRDLPVDADLHLPPVEADDPRKAAMLFELAPFIRLCEALRAGVEGRPMPDDVPVPTFHDGVAAMALLDAIRRSAAQDGALVTLS; encoded by the coding sequence ATGCCCCCTGCCCCCCGCGCGATCGTCGTCGGCACCGGCTTTGGCTGCCGCATCCATGTCCCCGCACTGCGCGCCGCCGGGTTCGAGGTGGCGGGCCTCGTCGGCACCGATCCCGACCGCACCCGCCGCCGCGCCGATGCTGTCGCCATCGCTGACATCTTCACGGATCTCAGCGAAGCGATCGGACGCACCGGCGCGGTCGCGGTGACGATCGCCACGCCCCCCGCCACCCATGCCGCGCTCGCCCTGACCGCGATCGAGCGCGGCTGCCATATCCTTTGCGAAAAACCGATGGCCGCCGACCTGGCCGAGGCCCGCGCGATGCTGGCGGCGGCGGAACAGGCGGGCGTCACGCACCTGATCGGCAACGAGTTTCGCTGGGCGCCCGATCGCGCGATGATCGGCCGCGCCATCGCCAACGGGCTGATCGGCGATCCGCGCTATGTGACCCTGTCCAGCGTCCTGCCGATCGTCGCCGATCCTGCCGCCCGCATGCCGCGCTGGTGGTTCGATGCCGGCGCGGGCGGCGGCTGGCTCGGCGCCCATGGCTCGCATCTGGTCGACCAGTTGCGCGTCTGGCTGGGCGAGGTCGACAGCCTCAGCGCCACCCTGCCCACCGTGTCGGATCGCCCGGCCGACGCGGCGGAGGACAGCTATGTCGTCCGCTTCCGCATGAAGAATGGCGCACAGGGCGTGCTCCAGCACAGCGCCGGCGTCTGGGGGCCGTCCGAGAATATCAGCCGCGTCGCCGGCACCCATGGCACGCTCTGGGTCGACAAGGGGGTGGTGAAGATCGCCGACCGGGATGGCGTGCGCGACCTACCGGTCGATGCCGACCTCCACCTGCCGCCGGTCGAAGCCGACGATCCGCGCAAGGCGGCAATGCTGTTCGAACTCGCCCCCTTCATCCGCCTGTGCGAAGCCCTGCGCGCCGGTGTCGAAGGGCGGCCCATGCCCGATGACGTCCCGGTCCCGACCTTCCATGACGGCGTCGCGGCGATGGCGCTACTCGACGCCATCCGCCGGTCCGCCGCGCAGGATGGCGCGCTCGTCACATTGTCCTGA
- the glgX gene encoding glycogen debranching protein GlgX gives MSADGFGPVIDAGGTRFAVWAPEATQLWLCLFDADDRETRLPMARGEGGVWQGHASGVGAGARYGLRADGPYDPDHGLWFDPDKLLLDPYAPAIDRAFVHDPMLAAPRGQGEDTAPLMPKGVVAPRLPAVAPAPPRFQPGGLIYELQVRSFSLLHPDVPEAQRGTIAALAHPVVIDHLQKLGVGAVELMPINAWIDERHLPPLGLRNAWGYNPVSYFALDPRLAPGGLTELRDTVAALHDAGIGVIMDMVYNHDGESDRLGPTLSLRGLDARAYFRHEADGRLINDTGTGNSVDCNQPMVRRMILESLRHFVVQAGIDGFRFDLAPALGRLPDGFDRDAPLLAEMRADPVLGDRILIAEPWDIGPGGYQLGRFGLPWLEWNDRYRDDMRRFWRGDAGTIGAFATRLAGSSDLFDGITRSVNFLAAHDGFTLADCIAYAEKHNLANGEDNRDGHGENFSWNNGVEGVSDDPAVNAARRRDIKALLSTLFCSRGTIMLTAGDEFGRSQMGNNNAYAQDNGISWIEWDARDREIEAHAFALGQWRRRCADLTDVALLGEDDVVWLDEGGQPLSVAQWEDPARRRLVLHFRASGLSMCINGAEGDFLFDLPGGPLMVPGRSVMPQRRSVIPEGAAAPD, from the coding sequence ATGAGCGCGGACGGGTTCGGGCCGGTGATCGATGCCGGCGGAACCCGCTTTGCCGTCTGGGCGCCGGAGGCGACGCAGCTCTGGCTCTGCCTGTTCGACGCTGACGACCGGGAAACGCGCCTGCCGATGGCGCGGGGAGAGGGGGGCGTCTGGCAGGGCCATGCGTCGGGCGTCGGCGCGGGCGCGCGCTATGGCCTGCGCGCCGATGGCCCTTATGATCCCGATCATGGCCTATGGTTCGATCCCGACAAGCTGTTGCTCGATCCCTATGCGCCGGCGATCGACCGGGCCTTCGTCCATGACCCGATGCTGGCCGCGCCGCGCGGGCAGGGGGAGGATACGGCGCCGCTGATGCCCAAAGGGGTGGTGGCGCCGCGGCTGCCGGCCGTCGCGCCGGCGCCGCCGCGCTTCCAGCCGGGCGGGCTGATCTACGAATTGCAGGTGCGCAGCTTCTCGCTGTTGCATCCTGACGTTCCCGAAGCGCAGCGCGGCACGATCGCCGCGCTGGCCCATCCGGTGGTGATCGACCATCTGCAGAAGCTGGGCGTCGGCGCGGTCGAACTGATGCCGATCAACGCGTGGATCGATGAGCGGCATTTGCCGCCGCTCGGCCTGCGCAATGCCTGGGGTTATAATCCGGTCAGCTATTTCGCGCTCGATCCGCGACTGGCGCCCGGCGGCCTAACCGAACTGCGCGATACGGTGGCAGCGCTGCACGATGCGGGGATCGGCGTGATCATGGACATGGTCTATAATCATGACGGCGAAAGCGACAGGTTGGGGCCGACCTTGTCGCTGCGCGGCCTCGATGCCCGCGCCTATTTCCGGCACGAGGCGGACGGGCGGCTGATCAACGATACCGGCACCGGCAACAGCGTGGATTGCAACCAGCCGATGGTGCGTCGGATGATCCTGGAATCACTACGCCATTTCGTGGTGCAGGCGGGGATCGACGGTTTTCGCTTCGATCTGGCGCCGGCGCTGGGGCGGTTGCCGGATGGGTTCGATCGCGACGCGCCGCTGCTGGCGGAGATGCGCGCCGATCCGGTGCTGGGCGACCGCATCCTGATCGCCGAGCCATGGGATATCGGGCCGGGCGGCTATCAACTGGGCCGGTTCGGGTTGCCCTGGCTGGAATGGAATGACCGCTATCGCGACGATATGCGGCGGTTCTGGCGGGGAGACGCCGGCACGATTGGTGCCTTTGCCACGCGACTGGCGGGATCGTCGGATTTGTTCGATGGCATCACCCGCAGCGTCAATTTCCTCGCCGCCCATGACGGCTTCACCCTAGCCGACTGCATCGCCTATGCGGAGAAGCATAACCTCGCCAATGGCGAGGACAATCGCGATGGCCATGGCGAGAATTTCAGCTGGAACAATGGCGTGGAGGGGGTGAGCGACGATCCGGCGGTGAACGCGGCGCGGCGGCGCGACATCAAGGCGCTGCTCTCCACCCTCTTCTGCTCGCGCGGGACGATCATGCTGACGGCGGGCGACGAATTCGGGCGCAGTCAGATGGGCAATAATAATGCCTATGCGCAGGATAATGGCATCAGCTGGATCGAGTGGGACGCGCGCGACCGGGAGATCGAGGCCCATGCCTTTGCGCTGGGGCAATGGCGGCGGCGTTGTGCCGATCTGACCGATGTGGCGCTGCTGGGCGAGGACGATGTCGTCTGGCTGGACGAGGGCGGTCAGCCGCTGAGCGTCGCTCAATGGGAAGACCCCGCGCGGCGGCGGCTGGTGCTGCATTTCCGGGCGTCGGGCCTAAGCATGTGCATCAATGGCGCGGAGGGCGATTTTCTTTTCGATCTGCCCGGCGGTCCCCTGATGGTGCCGGGGCGCAGCGTGATGCCGCAACGCCGTAGCGTTATCCCGGAAGGCGCGGCCGCGCCCGATTGA
- the glgA gene encoding glycogen synthase GlgA, with amino-acid sequence MMMKLLSVASEIYPLIKTGGLADVVGALPGALAGHDVETRTLVPGYPSVLSKLGKAKAVRRYEKLFGAPATVLAGKVGDLDLLVLDVPDFFAREGGPYGDHGGNDWGDNWRRFAALARVGADIAAEGVKGWVPDIVHVHDWQAAMTAAYMRFGPAHAVPRIVTIHNLAFQGRFGPEIFGQLGLPPEAWGMDGVEYYGGTGFLKAGLVSADAITTVSPTYAEEIRSPVHGMGLDGLINGRSDKLHGILNGVDTDIWNPAEDELIARRFSARALSGRSANRRALEKRFGLQRDEAPIFVIISRLTWQKGMDLMMGAIDHLVGLGAKLAVLGSGDHALEGGFLAAADRHRGRVGVQIGYDEPLSHLLQAGGDAILVPSRFEPCGLTQLYGLRYGCVPVVARVGGLADTVIDANEAAVSAGVATGIQFAGDDPLALHGAIARTVRLHGEPEAWQAMQRAGMRADFSWTHSAARYAALYRSLLGREAA; translated from the coding sequence ATGATGATGAAGCTTCTGTCGGTTGCGTCCGAAATTTATCCGCTGATCAAGACCGGGGGGCTGGCCGATGTCGTCGGCGCGCTGCCCGGCGCGCTGGCCGGCCATGATGTCGAGACCCGGACGCTGGTGCCGGGCTATCCGTCGGTGCTGTCGAAGCTGGGCAAGGCCAAGGCGGTGCGTCGCTATGAAAAGCTGTTCGGCGCCCCGGCGACGGTGCTGGCGGGCAAGGTTGGTGACCTCGACCTGCTGGTGCTGGATGTGCCCGATTTCTTCGCGCGCGAAGGCGGGCCCTATGGCGACCATGGCGGCAATGACTGGGGCGACAATTGGCGGCGCTTTGCCGCGCTGGCGCGGGTCGGTGCGGACATTGCGGCGGAGGGCGTGAAGGGATGGGTGCCCGATATCGTCCATGTCCATGACTGGCAGGCGGCGATGACGGCGGCCTATATGCGCTTTGGCCCGGCCCATGCCGTGCCGCGCATCGTCACCATCCATAATCTGGCCTTTCAGGGGCGGTTCGGGCCGGAGATTTTCGGCCAGCTGGGCCTGCCGCCGGAGGCATGGGGCATGGATGGCGTGGAATATTATGGCGGCACCGGCTTCCTGAAGGCGGGGCTGGTGTCGGCCGATGCGATCACCACGGTCAGCCCGACCTATGCCGAGGAAATCCGCTCGCCGGTGCATGGCATGGGTCTGGACGGGCTGATCAACGGGCGCAGCGACAAGCTGCACGGCATATTGAACGGCGTCGATACCGATATCTGGAACCCGGCCGAGGATGAACTGATCGCGCGGCGTTTCAGCGCGCGGGCGCTCAGCGGGCGGAGCGCCAATCGGCGCGCGCTGGAGAAGCGCTTTGGTTTGCAGCGCGACGAGGCGCCGATATTCGTCATCATCAGCCGCCTGACCTGGCAGAAGGGCATGGACCTGATGATGGGGGCAATCGACCATCTGGTCGGGCTGGGCGCGAAGCTGGCGGTGCTGGGATCGGGCGATCATGCGCTGGAGGGCGGCTTCCTGGCGGCGGCGGACCGGCATCGCGGTCGGGTGGGCGTGCAGATCGGCTATGACGAGCCGCTGTCGCATCTGTTGCAGGCGGGCGGCGACGCGATCCTGGTCCCGTCGCGGTTCGAGCCGTGCGGCCTGACCCAGCTTTATGGCCTGCGCTATGGCTGCGTGCCGGTGGTGGCGCGGGTCGGCGGCCTGGCGGACACGGTGATCGATGCCAATGAGGCGGCGGTGAGCGCGGGCGTGGCGACCGGCATCCAGTTCGCCGGCGACGATCCGCTGGCGCTGCACGGCGCGATTGCGCGGACGGTGCGATTGCATGGTGAGCCGGAGGCCTGGCAGGCGATGCAGCGCGCGGGGATGCGCGCCGATTTCAGCTGGACGCACAGCGCTGCGCGCTATGCGGCCCTTTATCGCAGCCTGCTGGGGCGCGAAGCGGCATGA
- the glgB gene encoding 1,4-alpha-glucan branching protein GlgB yields the protein MLTPEQIDRLVEGRDADPFATLGVHPADPDSGKTGFTACVLLPDAVSVSAQTLDGKPVGELALIHPAGLFEGKVKIRKRQPLRYEAQYADGGTYATIDPYGFGPVLGPMDDYYFAEGSHKRLFEKLGAHPMEHEGIAGTHFAVWAPNARRVSVVGDFNRWDGRRGAMRHRQDAGVWEIFLPEVGIGQPYKFEIVGPDGVVLPLKADPFAFRSELRPSTASIVNGPPAHIWGDANHRDYWQKADARRQPISIYEVHAGSWQRDGNGDFLHWDALAERLIPYVVGMGFTHIEFLPISEFPYDPSWGYQTLGLYAPTARFGDPAGFARFVDGAHRAGIGVLLDWVPAHFPTDEHGLARFDGTALYEHADPRKGFQPDWNTAIYNFGRREVAEYLTNNALFWAERYHVDGLRVDAVASMLYLDYSRKPGEWIPNDHGGRENVEAVAFLQGMNKALYADSPGVMTIAEESTSWPQVSAPVHQGGLGFGFKWNMGFMHDTLRYLAREPVHRQHHHDDITFGLLYAFSENFVLALSHDEVVHGKSSLLHKMAGDDWQKFATLRAYYAFMWGYPGKKLLFMGQEFAQRAEWSEQRALDWNLVDHAPHHGVQMLVGDLNRLYRSRPALHARDCEAEGFEWVLVDGAADSVFAWQRRAPGHKPIVVISHFTPVLRHGYRMRLPVGGRWREILNSDACEYGGSGAGNMGVVEADESGWANITIPPFGTLMLELDY from the coding sequence GTGCTGACGCCGGAGCAGATCGACCGGCTGGTCGAAGGGCGGGATGCCGATCCCTTCGCGACGCTTGGCGTGCACCCGGCCGATCCTGACAGCGGCAAGACCGGCTTTACCGCCTGCGTGCTGCTGCCCGACGCCGTCAGCGTCAGCGCGCAGACGCTGGATGGCAAGCCGGTCGGCGAACTGGCGCTGATCCACCCGGCCGGACTGTTCGAGGGCAAGGTCAAGATTCGCAAGCGCCAGCCGCTGCGCTATGAAGCGCAATATGCCGATGGCGGTACCTATGCGACGATCGACCCCTATGGCTTTGGCCCGGTGCTGGGGCCGATGGACGATTATTATTTCGCCGAAGGATCGCACAAGCGCCTGTTCGAGAAGCTGGGCGCGCATCCGATGGAGCATGAAGGGATTGCCGGCACTCATTTCGCGGTCTGGGCGCCCAATGCCCGGCGCGTGTCGGTGGTCGGCGACTTCAATCGCTGGGACGGGCGGCGCGGGGCGATGCGGCACCGACAGGATGCGGGCGTATGGGAAATCTTCCTGCCCGAGGTCGGCATCGGCCAGCCCTACAAGTTCGAGATTGTCGGGCCGGACGGCGTGGTGCTGCCGCTCAAGGCTGATCCCTTCGCCTTTCGCTCGGAACTGCGCCCGTCGACCGCGTCGATCGTCAACGGTCCGCCTGCGCATATATGGGGCGATGCGAATCACCGCGACTATTGGCAGAAGGCCGATGCGCGGCGCCAGCCCATCTCCATCTACGAGGTGCATGCCGGGTCATGGCAGCGCGACGGAAATGGCGATTTCCTGCACTGGGATGCGCTGGCCGAGCGGCTGATCCCCTATGTCGTCGGCATGGGTTTCACCCATATCGAGTTCCTGCCGATCAGCGAATTTCCCTATGATCCGAGCTGGGGCTACCAGACGCTGGGCCTTTATGCGCCGACCGCGCGCTTTGGCGATCCGGCGGGCTTTGCCCGCTTCGTCGATGGTGCGCACCGGGCGGGGATCGGCGTCCTTCTCGATTGGGTGCCGGCGCATTTTCCGACCGACGAGCATGGCCTTGCCCGGTTCGACGGCACCGCGCTTTATGAACATGCCGATCCGCGCAAGGGGTTCCAGCCGGACTGGAACACGGCGATCTACAATTTCGGCCGGCGCGAGGTCGCGGAATATCTGACCAACAATGCGCTCTTCTGGGCCGAACGCTATCATGTCGACGGGCTGCGGGTCGATGCGGTCGCGTCGATGCTCTATCTCGATTATTCGCGCAAGCCCGGCGAATGGATCCCCAATGACCATGGCGGACGGGAGAATGTGGAGGCGGTCGCTTTCCTCCAGGGGATGAACAAGGCGCTCTATGCGGACTCGCCCGGCGTGATGACGATCGCCGAGGAATCGACCAGCTGGCCGCAGGTGTCTGCGCCGGTACATCAGGGTGGCCTTGGCTTCGGTTTCAAATGGAATATGGGCTTCATGCACGACACGCTGCGCTATCTGGCGCGCGAGCCGGTGCATCGACAGCATCATCATGACGACATCACCTTCGGCCTGCTCTACGCCTTCAGCGAGAATTTCGTGCTGGCGCTGAGCCATGACGAGGTGGTGCATGGCAAATCGTCGCTGCTGCACAAGATGGCGGGCGACGACTGGCAGAAATTCGCGACGCTGCGGGCTTATTATGCCTTCATGTGGGGCTATCCCGGCAAGAAGCTGCTGTTCATGGGACAGGAGTTTGCCCAGCGCGCCGAGTGGAGCGAGCAGCGGGCGCTCGACTGGAACCTGGTCGATCATGCGCCCCATCATGGCGTGCAGATGCTGGTCGGCGACCTCAACCGCCTCTATCGCTCGCGGCCGGCGTTGCATGCGCGCGATTGCGAAGCGGAAGGGTTTGAATGGGTGCTGGTCGATGGCGCGGCGGACAGCGTCTTTGCCTGGCAGCGGCGGGCGCCCGGCCACAAGCCGATCGTCGTCATCAGCCATTTCACCCCGGTGCTGCGCCATGGCTATCGCATGCGGCTGCCCGTGGGCGGTCGCTGGCGCGAGATACTCAATAGCGATGCGTGTGAATATGGCGGCAGCGGCGCCGGCAATATGGGCGTGGTCGAGGCCGATGAGAGCGGATGGGCGAACATAACCATCCCGCCCTTCGGAACCTTGATGCTGGAACTGGACTATTGA